A window of Auraticoccus monumenti contains these coding sequences:
- a CDS encoding LamG-like jellyroll fold domain-containing protein codes for MRSPRALFVAAALALLAVPAVASAQPTPQPDTDGRFTLAVVPDTQYLIDYEQGVTRSDARPVAEAFEWIVENREERDIAFTAALGDITEHGTAEEMAGADEVYRVLDEAEMPYSVLAGNHDVRGDDDTRPDTPYLDVFGPERVADLGTLGGSDPTGYNTFHVFSGGGRQWLLLALDWRMSDASFAWAQQVIDEHPQLPVILTSHELVLDGGDGVAAFSGYGQGLWDRLIEDNDQVFLAMGGHFWPTARASMENAAGNPVELDLVNYQEQYYGGAGMIRLYTFDLTAHGIDVETFSPWAERERAEGNPLAGDVARPTRAIDRAVDQFSLEIDFAERFAGFAPAPGRAAAAPVEASLVEGTVAYWRLGDTGRRRGQDGRPVPAGTPGLADLSGRGNDLRMVTPEGTPRGSLVYRDDADPQQPGAGSLEFTTNQASYLQTVPGAPLEEERFEDGYTIEAFVRLPEDCCSGDRQWMGILSRLATGADEGKTGGWSTAAPIATLSVSPSRQLQWEMYPTNLPTTLTNWGHEMEDEVWRHVAVVNDGSTTTVYVDGAPIARNPSATSVGIDGDPSPWLVGASSFDGEVEKSFAGRLGDVRIAERALSPQEWLTAGR; via the coding sequence GTGCGCTCCCCCCGTGCCCTCTTCGTCGCCGCCGCCCTCGCGCTGCTGGCCGTCCCGGCCGTCGCCTCGGCGCAGCCCACCCCGCAGCCCGACACCGACGGTCGGTTCACCCTCGCCGTGGTGCCCGACACCCAGTACCTGATCGACTACGAGCAGGGGGTGACCCGCTCGGACGCCCGCCCGGTCGCGGAGGCCTTCGAGTGGATCGTGGAGAACCGCGAGGAGCGCGACATCGCCTTCACCGCCGCCCTGGGTGACATCACCGAGCACGGCACCGCCGAGGAGATGGCCGGCGCGGACGAGGTGTACCGCGTGCTGGACGAGGCGGAGATGCCCTACAGCGTGCTGGCCGGCAACCACGACGTCCGCGGCGACGACGACACCCGTCCCGACACCCCCTACCTCGACGTCTTCGGACCGGAGCGGGTGGCCGACCTGGGCACCCTCGGCGGCAGCGACCCCACCGGCTACAACACCTTCCACGTCTTCTCCGGCGGCGGCCGGCAGTGGCTGCTTCTGGCCCTGGACTGGCGGATGTCCGACGCCTCCTTCGCCTGGGCCCAGCAGGTCATCGACGAGCACCCGCAGCTGCCCGTGATCCTCACCAGCCACGAGCTCGTCCTGGACGGCGGGGACGGCGTGGCGGCGTTCTCCGGCTACGGGCAGGGCCTGTGGGACCGGTTGATCGAGGACAACGACCAGGTCTTCCTCGCCATGGGCGGGCACTTCTGGCCCACCGCCCGCGCCTCGATGGAGAACGCGGCCGGCAACCCGGTGGAGCTGGACCTGGTCAACTACCAGGAGCAGTACTACGGCGGGGCCGGGATGATCCGGCTCTACACCTTTGACCTGACCGCCCACGGCATCGACGTCGAGACCTTCTCCCCCTGGGCCGAGCGGGAGCGGGCCGAGGGCAACCCGCTGGCCGGGGACGTGGCGCGTCCCACCCGGGCGATCGACCGCGCGGTGGACCAGTTCTCCCTCGAGATCGACTTCGCCGAGCGGTTCGCCGGGTTCGCCCCGGCACCGGGCCGTGCCGCGGCCGCCCCGGTGGAGGCCTCCCTGGTGGAGGGGACCGTCGCCTACTGGCGCCTCGGTGACACCGGTCGCCGCCGCGGTCAGGACGGTCGCCCCGTCCCGGCGGGCACGCCCGGGCTGGCCGACCTCTCCGGCCGGGGCAACGACCTCCGGATGGTCACCCCCGAGGGCACGCCACGCGGGTCGCTGGTCTACCGCGACGACGCCGACCCCCAGCAGCCCGGCGCGGGCAGCCTGGAGTTCACCACCAACCAGGCGTCTTACCTGCAGACGGTGCCCGGCGCCCCGCTGGAGGAGGAGCGGTTCGAGGACGGCTACACGATCGAGGCCTTCGTCCGCCTCCCCGAGGACTGCTGCTCCGGCGACCGGCAGTGGATGGGGATCCTGTCCCGGCTGGCCACCGGTGCCGACGAGGGCAAGACCGGCGGATGGAGCACCGCGGCCCCGATCGCCACGCTGAGCGTCTCCCCCAGCCGGCAGCTGCAGTGGGAGATGTACCCGACCAACCTGCCGACGACCCTGACCAACTGGGGTCACGAGATGGAGGACGAGGTCTGGCGCCACGTGGCCGTGGTCAACGACGGCTCGACCACCACCGTCTACGTCGACGGCGCCCCGATCGCCCGGAACCCCAGCGCGACCAGCGTCGGGATCGACGGCGACCCCAGCCCGTGGCTGGTCGGGGCCAGCTCCTTCGACGGCGAGGTGGAGAAGAGCTTCGCCGGCCGCCTCGGCGACGTCCGGATCGCCGAGCGGGCGCTCTCGCCGCAGGAGTGGCTCACCGCCGGCCGCTGA
- a CDS encoding TetR family transcriptional regulator, whose amino-acid sequence MRDAAATRERILAAATAEFAQHGMAGARVDRIATAASSNKAQLYAYFGGKDALFDTIFAAHVAANVDGVPLTVDDLPGYAVRLYDAYLHDPVLVRLVTWARLERTPAGDLFAHWADHDVAKLSEVTRAQQAGLVVDDVDPADLWSLLIALAGTWAQASITWTATPDEPEADHERRRRALAATVRRAFCR is encoded by the coding sequence ATGAGGGACGCCGCAGCCACCCGCGAACGCATCCTCGCCGCGGCCACCGCCGAGTTCGCCCAGCACGGTATGGCCGGTGCGCGCGTGGACCGGATCGCCACCGCCGCCAGCAGCAACAAGGCGCAGCTGTACGCCTACTTCGGCGGCAAGGACGCCCTGTTCGACACGATCTTCGCCGCCCACGTGGCCGCCAACGTGGACGGCGTCCCCCTCACCGTCGACGACCTGCCGGGGTACGCGGTGCGCCTCTACGACGCCTACCTGCACGACCCGGTGCTGGTCCGGCTGGTCACCTGGGCCCGGCTGGAGCGGACGCCGGCCGGTGACCTCTTCGCGCACTGGGCCGACCACGACGTGGCCAAGCTCAGCGAGGTGACGCGGGCCCAGCAGGCCGGACTGGTGGTGGACGACGTCGACCCCGCTGACCTGTGGTCGCTGCTGATCGCGCTGGCCGGGACGTGGGCGCAGGCCTCGATCACCTGGACGGCCACCCCGGACGAGCCCGAGGCCGACCACGAGCGCCGCCGCCGCGCTCTCGCTGCCACGGTCCGACGGGCCTTCTGCCGCTGA
- a CDS encoding NADPH-dependent FMN reductase: MTTYDVGIIVGSISSTSINRRLARALTVLAPEAGLRLTEIPIRSLPMYSADHDAAIPAEAAEFKRAIEASDAIIVVTPEYNRSVPGVLKNALDTASRPWGDNSLAGKPTAVIGMSIGTIGTAASQQHLRNILAFLAAPTLTQPEAYLQIQEGLITDDGTVTDVLTAEFLMSWLVAAREHFERARPALEPIPAGQGSAA; encoded by the coding sequence ATGACCACCTACGACGTCGGCATCATCGTCGGCAGCATCTCCTCCACCTCCATCAACCGGCGCCTGGCCCGAGCACTGACCGTGCTGGCACCGGAGGCCGGGCTCCGCCTCACCGAGATCCCGATCCGGTCCCTGCCGATGTACTCCGCGGACCACGACGCCGCGATCCCCGCCGAGGCCGCGGAGTTCAAGCGGGCGATCGAGGCCTCCGACGCGATCATCGTCGTCACCCCTGAGTACAACCGCTCCGTCCCCGGTGTCCTCAAGAACGCCCTCGACACCGCCAGCCGACCGTGGGGCGACAACAGCCTCGCCGGGAAGCCCACCGCCGTGATCGGCATGTCGATCGGGACCATCGGCACCGCGGCCTCGCAGCAGCACCTCCGCAACATCCTGGCCTTCCTGGCCGCCCCCACCCTCACCCAGCCCGAGGCCTACCTCCAGATCCAGGAGGGACTCATCACCGACGACGGCACCGTGACCGACGTGCTGACCGCGGAGTTCCTGATGAGCTGGCTGGTGGCCGCGCGGGAGCACTTCGAGAGGGCCCGACCGGCTCTCGAGCCCATCCCGGCCGGTCAGGGATCTGCGGCATGA
- a CDS encoding VOC family protein, which translates to MTITTTTHLNFRGQARAALELYRSVFGGEVLAVTYADAQDTREPAEADQLMWGQVRSEGGLHLMAYDVPARLPYEPGVNPVFVSVRGADPEEIRAAWAGLVEGATVVQELAPAGWSPLYGMLRDRFGVTWVLDVEVPYAAG; encoded by the coding sequence ATGACGATCACCACCACCACGCACCTGAACTTCCGCGGCCAGGCCCGTGCCGCGCTGGAGCTCTACCGCTCGGTCTTCGGCGGGGAGGTCCTCGCCGTCACCTACGCCGACGCGCAGGACACCAGGGAGCCGGCCGAGGCCGACCAGCTGATGTGGGGCCAGGTCCGCAGCGAGGGCGGGTTGCACCTGATGGCCTACGACGTGCCGGCGCGGCTGCCCTACGAGCCCGGCGTGAACCCGGTGTTCGTCTCCGTCCGTGGGGCCGACCCCGAGGAGATCCGCGCCGCCTGGGCCGGGCTGGTCGAGGGGGCGACCGTCGTCCAGGAGCTGGCGCCGGCCGGCTGGTCCCCGCTCTACGGGATGCTGCGCGACCGGTTCGGGGTCACCTGGGTGCTCGACGTCGAGGTGCCCTACGCCGCGGGCTGA
- a CDS encoding bifunctional metallophosphatase/5'-nucleotidase: MPQHVRLGAALLALALASVAVPADAAPERDVRWGPPIDVQVLSVTDFHGGDKLPSQDTDIYLSDGTVHEAGDAAYLASELDRLSVRHRRGNTFRVLNGDNLTGYNYPDKSLANEPAMEVLDALDFEFSSVGNHDLDWRIDYLLDHTSEQACPGGPRADDCFVDSTGALSAGADFEYLSANVHWRESGDLVFQPYAIREVEGRRGTRSKVGFIGITLQGSDRHAMSYNDALETTDAVTAVNHYAAELQAQGVEAIVVLDHEGLRQDSKAVDACENPRDLAWTVATQAVPAVDAVIAGHTHGLASCTVTDPAGDPRPLAIGGSYGNVIAELNLSIDPQTDDVIRDRSGFTMHPVTQDGRPDPEVRAIKDHWAGFAAERATTPVAWTEGSATLQRDASGESTLGNLVADAMLRSAATEPQLEADLGMVATRDHSGPGWNSEIHGDLPATPHADAPAGLSAFTHQAAFEVFGHEHKVVTATRTGAQLEAALEQQWVVGPDGSETFYPIAVSADVRYTWQASAPVGDRVDPASITIGGAPLDLGRTYRVAGPVDTFNGSSDFPALRTTELMRTHPHTDHITFVSYLRELGSVTLPEQDRVQVTP, encoded by the coding sequence GTGCCACAGCACGTCCGTCTCGGCGCAGCACTGCTCGCCCTCGCCCTCGCATCAGTCGCCGTCCCGGCCGACGCCGCCCCGGAAAGGGACGTGCGCTGGGGTCCCCCGATCGACGTCCAGGTGCTCTCCGTCACCGACTTCCACGGAGGGGACAAGCTCCCCTCGCAGGACACGGACATCTACCTCTCCGACGGGACCGTGCACGAGGCCGGCGACGCGGCCTACCTGGCGAGCGAGCTCGACCGGCTGTCGGTCCGGCACCGCCGGGGCAACACGTTCCGCGTGCTCAACGGCGACAACCTGACCGGCTACAACTACCCGGACAAGTCGCTGGCCAACGAGCCGGCCATGGAGGTCCTCGACGCCCTGGACTTCGAGTTCAGCTCGGTCGGCAACCACGACCTCGACTGGCGCATCGACTACCTGCTCGACCACACCAGCGAGCAGGCCTGCCCCGGGGGGCCGCGGGCCGACGACTGCTTCGTGGACTCCACGGGGGCCCTCTCCGCGGGTGCGGACTTCGAGTACCTCTCCGCCAACGTGCACTGGCGCGAGTCCGGGGACCTGGTGTTCCAGCCCTACGCGATCCGCGAGGTGGAGGGTCGGCGCGGCACCCGGTCCAAGGTCGGCTTCATCGGGATCACGCTCCAGGGCTCGGACCGCCACGCCATGTCCTACAACGACGCGCTGGAGACCACCGACGCCGTCACCGCGGTGAACCACTACGCCGCCGAGCTCCAGGCGCAGGGGGTGGAGGCCATCGTGGTGCTCGACCACGAGGGCCTGCGTCAGGACTCCAAGGCCGTGGACGCGTGCGAGAACCCGCGCGACCTGGCCTGGACGGTGGCCACCCAGGCCGTGCCCGCCGTGGACGCGGTGATCGCCGGCCACACCCACGGCCTCGCCAGCTGCACCGTCACCGACCCGGCGGGTGACCCCCGTCCGCTGGCCATCGGCGGCTCGTACGGCAACGTCATCGCCGAGCTGAACCTGTCGATCGACCCGCAGACGGACGACGTGATCCGCGACCGATCGGGTTTCACGATGCACCCGGTCACGCAGGACGGGCGGCCGGACCCGGAGGTCCGGGCCATCAAGGACCACTGGGCCGGCTTCGCGGCCGAGCGGGCCACGACCCCGGTGGCGTGGACCGAGGGGTCCGCCACCCTCCAGCGCGACGCCTCCGGGGAGTCCACCCTGGGCAACCTGGTGGCCGACGCCATGCTCCGCTCCGCCGCGACCGAGCCGCAGCTGGAGGCCGACCTCGGCATGGTCGCCACGCGCGACCACTCCGGGCCCGGGTGGAACAGCGAGATCCACGGCGACCTCCCTGCCACCCCGCACGCGGACGCGCCGGCGGGACTGTCGGCGTTCACCCACCAGGCGGCCTTCGAGGTGTTCGGCCACGAGCACAAGGTCGTCACGGCGACCCGCACGGGGGCGCAGCTGGAGGCCGCGCTCGAGCAGCAGTGGGTGGTGGGTCCGGACGGGTCGGAGACGTTCTACCCGATCGCGGTGTCGGCCGACGTGCGCTACACCTGGCAGGCGTCCGCGCCGGTCGGTGACCGGGTCGATCCCGCCTCCATCACCATCGGCGGCGCCCCCCTCGATCTCGGACGCACCTACCGGGTCGCCGGGCCGGTGGACACCTTCAACGGTTCCAGCGACTTCCCCGCGCTGCGCACGACCGAGCTGATGCGGACCCACCCGCACACCGACCACATCACCTTCGTGTCGTACCTGCGCGAGCTCGGCTCCGTGACCCTCCCCGAGCAGGACCGGGTCCAGGTCACCCCCTGA
- a CDS encoding MFS transporter yields MTKVTNAWQVPRFRRVWGAGAAAGLGAEIGELAIPVLAVVTLGASAAELSWVRAALLLPYLLLTLWLGVLVDRLPRRPLLVLADLARGVLLLAVCVLALGGWLTIPVLVAAAALIGSLTVLYALADFSFLPEVVPEGALIDANAKITATQSVIGVAGNGVGGLLVQVLTAPVALVLNALGYLASGALIASVRVPDSRPARRGRSSVLAEARAGTGHLLRHPVLRVLVAEAALWNLGNEVLMIALVVLLLHELALGPLVLGLVLMATGTGAFVGSLYSRRLTARFGYGRSLVASLLLGNSAPLVGVLLLQLGGWVGIALLAGTFLVSGSGIGIANSQAVSLRQLAVPGELRGRVNAGYRLVSWGALSIGAIGGGVLTTATGPLTAALVGTAAMALATVPVALSRVRSLVHVEDVVPVPAAAPGSPAATPGRQ; encoded by the coding sequence ATGACGAAGGTTACGAACGCCTGGCAGGTGCCACGCTTCCGCCGGGTCTGGGGTGCCGGCGCCGCCGCCGGGCTGGGGGCGGAGATCGGCGAGCTGGCGATCCCGGTGCTCGCGGTCGTCACGCTCGGGGCCTCGGCCGCCGAGCTGTCCTGGGTCCGGGCGGCGCTGCTGCTGCCCTACCTCCTGCTGACCCTCTGGCTCGGCGTGCTGGTCGACCGTCTGCCCCGACGGCCCCTCCTGGTCCTCGCCGACCTGGCCCGCGGGGTGCTGCTGCTCGCGGTCTGCGTGCTGGCCCTCGGTGGCTGGCTGACCATCCCCGTGCTCGTCGCCGCCGCCGCACTGATCGGCTCGCTGACCGTCCTGTACGCGCTCGCCGACTTCTCCTTCCTCCCCGAGGTCGTGCCCGAGGGGGCGCTGATCGACGCCAACGCGAAGATCACGGCGACCCAGTCGGTGATCGGGGTGGCGGGCAACGGCGTCGGCGGGCTGCTGGTGCAGGTCCTCACGGCGCCGGTCGCGCTGGTGCTGAACGCACTGGGCTACCTCGCCTCCGGTGCGCTGATCGCCTCGGTACGGGTGCCGGACTCCCGCCCCGCCCGGAGGGGCCGCTCCTCGGTGCTGGCCGAGGCCCGGGCGGGCACCGGCCACCTGCTGCGCCATCCGGTGCTGCGGGTCCTGGTCGCCGAGGCCGCCCTGTGGAACCTGGGCAACGAGGTGCTGATGATCGCGCTGGTGGTGCTGCTGCTCCACGAGCTGGCGCTCGGGCCGCTGGTGCTCGGCCTGGTCCTGATGGCCACCGGCACGGGCGCCTTCGTCGGGAGCCTGTACAGCCGGCGGCTGACCGCACGGTTCGGCTACGGCCGCTCCCTGGTGGCCTCCCTGCTCCTCGGCAACAGCGCGCCGCTGGTGGGGGTGCTGCTGCTCCAGCTCGGCGGCTGGGTGGGGATCGCGCTGCTGGCGGGGACGTTCCTGGTCTCCGGCTCCGGCATCGGGATCGCCAACTCCCAGGCGGTCAGCCTCCGCCAGCTCGCGGTGCCCGGCGAGCTGCGCGGGCGGGTCAACGCGGGCTACCGGCTGGTCTCCTGGGGCGCCCTGTCGATCGGGGCCATCGGTGGCGGCGTCCTGACCACCGCGACCGGTCCGCTGACCGCGGCGCTGGTCGGCACCGCGGCGATGGCCCTGGCCACCGTGCCGGTCGCCCTGTCCCGGGTCAGGTCGCTGGTCCACGTCGAGGACGTCGTGCCGGTCCCCGCTGCGGCACCGGGCAGCCCGGCGGCCACCCCGGGCAGGCAGTGA
- a CDS encoding CGNR zinc finger domain-containing protein, with the protein MSASSSPVVPAPGDLELVRAFVNSVDLETGVDRLADPTSWREWADQHDIDVPASEADLGSARRLRESLRAALLANHDRAPLPDQTVTALDETARRSRLTARFTADGVHLEPGGQGVDAVLGRVVAVVAAAIQDGTWSRLKACANDTCQWAFYDTSRSRTGQWCSMRICGNRAKQSRWRQQNGAH; encoded by the coding sequence GTGAGCGCGTCGTCGTCACCGGTCGTACCGGCTCCGGGAGACCTCGAGCTGGTGCGCGCCTTCGTCAACTCGGTGGACCTCGAGACCGGCGTCGACCGGCTCGCCGACCCGACGTCCTGGCGGGAGTGGGCGGACCAGCACGACATCGACGTGCCCGCCTCGGAGGCCGACCTCGGTTCCGCGCGCCGACTGCGGGAGTCCCTGCGGGCCGCCCTGCTGGCCAACCACGACCGGGCCCCGCTGCCGGACCAGACGGTGACCGCCCTGGACGAGACCGCTCGCCGCTCCCGCCTCACCGCGCGCTTCACCGCCGACGGGGTCCACCTCGAGCCCGGGGGGCAGGGCGTGGACGCGGTGCTGGGACGCGTCGTCGCCGTCGTCGCCGCCGCCATCCAGGACGGCACCTGGTCCCGGCTCAAGGCGTGCGCGAACGACACCTGCCAGTGGGCCTTCTACGACACGTCCCGCTCGCGCACGGGCCAGTGGTGCTCGATGCGGATCTGCGGCAACCGGGCCAAGCAGAGCCGCTGGCGGCAGCAGAACGGCGCCCACTAG
- a CDS encoding helix-turn-helix transcriptional regulator, whose amino-acid sequence MASTSSRTLELLSLLQGRRHWPGALLAERLGVSARTLRRDVDRLRELGYPLRAQPGVDGGYALAPGATLPPLVVDDDEATALAVAVQSHLASGYADEAGLRALTKIVQVLPRRLRARLDAVRGASTPTSWRSTAAAPVDHDVLTTLALACRDSERVRFGYRSLEGTRSARRVEPLQLVPLGQRWYLVGYDLDRGDWRTFRIDRIGDAAGTGVPFAPRTPPSDDVGAFVRERVAGGAGGGRYRVEVVVQASTESVRASVGRWADVEPTAPTSCRMTMETDALEGPLFALGSIGAEFTVLAPPELARLALDWGARLTRAGRSDDGA is encoded by the coding sequence ATGGCCTCGACGAGCTCACGCACCCTCGAGCTGCTCTCCCTGCTGCAGGGCCGCCGGCACTGGCCGGGTGCGCTGCTGGCCGAGCGGCTCGGGGTGTCGGCGCGGACCCTGCGTCGCGACGTGGACCGGCTGCGGGAGCTCGGCTACCCGCTCCGGGCCCAGCCCGGGGTCGACGGCGGGTACGCGCTGGCACCGGGGGCGACGCTGCCGCCGCTGGTGGTCGACGACGACGAGGCGACCGCCCTGGCGGTGGCGGTGCAGAGCCACCTGGCCTCCGGGTACGCCGACGAGGCCGGTCTCCGGGCGCTGACCAAGATCGTCCAGGTGCTGCCCCGCCGGCTCCGGGCCCGGCTGGACGCCGTCCGCGGGGCCAGCACCCCGACCAGCTGGCGCAGCACCGCCGCGGCGCCGGTCGACCACGACGTCCTCACCACGCTGGCCCTGGCCTGCCGCGACTCCGAGCGCGTGCGGTTCGGCTACCGGAGCCTGGAGGGGACGCGCTCGGCGAGACGGGTGGAGCCGCTGCAGCTGGTGCCGCTCGGGCAGCGCTGGTACCTGGTCGGCTACGACCTCGACCGGGGGGACTGGCGCACCTTCCGGATCGACCGGATCGGCGACGCCGCCGGGACCGGTGTCCCGTTCGCCCCCCGCACCCCGCCCTCGGACGACGTCGGGGCCTTCGTCCGCGAGCGCGTCGCTGGGGGTGCCGGGGGAGGGCGGTACCGGGTGGAGGTGGTGGTCCAGGCGTCCACGGAGTCCGTCCGTGCCTCGGTCGGCCGCTGGGCCGACGTCGAGCCGACCGCGCCGACGAGCTGCCGGATGACCATGGAGACCGACGCCCTGGAGGGTCCGTTGTTCGCGCTGGGCTCGATCGGGGCGGAGTTCACCGTGCTGGCGCCGCCGGAGCTGGCGCGGCTGGCCCTCGACTGGGGCGCGCGGCTGACCCGGGCCGGCCGGAGCGACGACGGTGCCTGA
- a CDS encoding VOC family protein, giving the protein MIFSDPQVILFVDDCERAAAFYATFGFEETFRAPASQPFKIEMVLGGFGLGLALPGPAAEHHGLEPVTSGHRACITLWTDDVEEASAVAVAAGGAPRSAPHPFRDGLRVAFVTDPDGHPVQLVQRQPA; this is encoded by the coding sequence ATGATCTTCTCCGACCCGCAGGTGATCCTCTTCGTCGACGACTGCGAGCGGGCTGCGGCCTTCTACGCGACCTTCGGCTTCGAGGAGACCTTCCGGGCACCCGCGTCGCAGCCCTTCAAGATCGAGATGGTGCTGGGCGGGTTCGGCCTGGGGCTCGCCCTCCCGGGTCCGGCCGCCGAGCACCACGGACTGGAACCCGTCACCTCGGGCCACCGCGCCTGCATCACGCTGTGGACCGACGACGTGGAGGAGGCGTCCGCGGTGGCCGTGGCCGCGGGTGGCGCGCCGCGCTCCGCACCGCACCCGTTCCGCGACGGGCTGCGTGTCGCCTTCGTCACCGACCCCGACGGGCACCCCGTGCAGCTCGTCCAGCGCCAGCCCGCCTGA
- a CDS encoding DUF2000 family protein, with translation MTDSSALTAPRFETKVAVLVRDDLEVWQRLNVTAFLSSGLTAAAPQLVGEPYQDADGQTYLPLLGQPVLVFTADLALLRAVHERAVRRELPLAVFTADMFRTGHDAANRAVVRDVPGAELDLVGLGLHSTRNVVDRVVKGAALHP, from the coding sequence GTGACCGACTCCTCCGCGCTGACCGCACCCCGCTTCGAGACCAAGGTGGCCGTCCTCGTCCGCGACGACCTGGAGGTGTGGCAGCGGCTCAACGTCACCGCGTTCCTCTCCAGCGGGCTGACCGCCGCCGCGCCCCAGCTGGTCGGCGAGCCGTACCAGGACGCCGACGGGCAGACCTACCTGCCGCTGCTCGGCCAGCCGGTGCTCGTCTTCACCGCGGACCTGGCGCTGCTCCGGGCCGTGCACGAGCGCGCCGTGCGGCGCGAGCTGCCGCTGGCCGTCTTCACCGCCGACATGTTCCGCACCGGGCACGACGCCGCGAACCGGGCCGTGGTGCGTGACGTCCCCGGCGCCGAGCTGGACCTGGTGGGGCTGGGTCTGCACTCCACCCGCAACGTGGTGGACCGGGTGGTCAAGGGCGCGGCGCTGCACCCCTGA
- a CDS encoding AraC family transcriptional regulator — MPRSGGASQVRAWRPEVPGVTEVLHAHLVGHAYPAHTHDTWTLLLVDDGAVVYDLDRHRHDTSRARVTVLPPGVPHDGRPATGHGFRKRVVYLDAAVLGEGRTGRAVDHPGWADPVLHSGLDHLHRVLTRPEEAFEAEGRLALVVERLRGHLPGSGDERVPAPGAPTRRLARELRELLDASVVPGITLARAGHLLDAPESTLVRAFSAEYGIPPHRYLTGRRLDRARRLLLAGERAAEVAVAVGFHDQAHLSRHFRRLMGVPPGQFARVARTAQPAA; from the coding sequence GTGCCGAGGTCCGGGGGAGCGAGCCAGGTCCGCGCCTGGCGGCCGGAGGTGCCCGGCGTCACCGAGGTGCTGCACGCCCACCTCGTCGGCCACGCCTACCCCGCCCACACCCACGACACCTGGACGCTGCTGCTGGTCGACGACGGAGCGGTGGTCTACGACCTGGACCGGCACCGCCACGACACCAGCCGCGCCCGCGTGACGGTGCTGCCGCCCGGGGTCCCGCACGACGGCCGTCCCGCCACCGGGCACGGGTTCCGCAAGCGCGTGGTCTACCTCGACGCCGCGGTGCTGGGGGAGGGTCGCACCGGTCGGGCGGTGGACCACCCGGGCTGGGCCGACCCGGTGCTGCACTCCGGGCTGGACCACCTGCACCGGGTGCTGACCCGCCCCGAGGAGGCCTTCGAGGCCGAGGGTCGGCTGGCCCTGGTGGTGGAGCGGCTCCGCGGGCACCTGCCCGGCTCCGGCGACGAGCGGGTTCCGGCACCCGGGGCGCCCACCCGCCGCCTGGCCCGCGAGCTGCGCGAGCTGCTGGACGCGTCCGTGGTCCCCGGCATCACCCTGGCCCGGGCCGGCCACCTGCTGGACGCCCCGGAGTCGACGCTGGTCCGGGCCTTCTCCGCCGAGTACGGCATCCCACCCCACCGCTACCTGACCGGACGTCGGCTCGACCGGGCCCGGCGGCTGCTGCTGGCCGGCGAGCGGGCGGCCGAGGTGGCCGTGGCCGTGGGGTTCCACGACCAGGCCCACCTCAGCCGCCACTTCCGGCGGCTGATGGGCGTCCCGCCCGGCCAGTTCGCGCGGGTCGCCCGCACCGCTCAGCCCGCGGCGTAG